In Actinacidiphila yeochonensis CN732, a genomic segment contains:
- a CDS encoding chorismate mutase produces MTQQPTPPAEDRLVGKEQALEKLRALRGSIDNLDAALVHLLAERFKCTQEVGELKAAHDLPPADPAREADQIARLRRLATDARLDPAFAEKFLSFVIDEVVRHHRAIAARQDGTTAS; encoded by the coding sequence ATGACACAGCAGCCGACGCCGCCCGCCGAGGACCGCCTGGTCGGCAAGGAACAGGCCCTGGAGAAGCTGCGGGCCCTGCGCGGCAGCATCGACAACCTGGACGCCGCCCTGGTCCACCTGCTCGCGGAGCGTTTCAAGTGCACCCAGGAGGTCGGCGAGCTGAAGGCCGCGCACGACCTGCCGCCGGCGGACCCCGCCCGGGAGGCCGACCAGATCGCGCGCCTGCGCCGGCTTGCCACCGACGCCCGGCTGGACCCGGCCTTCGCCGAGAAGTTCCTCTCCTTCGTCATCGACGAGGTCGTCCGGCACCACCGCGCGATCGCCGCCCGCCAGGACGGCACCACCGCGTCCTGA
- a CDS encoding DUF4232 domain-containing protein, whose amino-acid sequence MLINLTNTGAGTCTMHGFPGVDLKSMYGTVSAARSGLAAPDVTLRSGQETNFTLHFPVNNTGGSGLTFTSLVVTPPNETHAHTLSLAVNVPASNDPGPTFTVDPVGAGK is encoded by the coding sequence GTGCTCATCAACCTCACCAACACCGGGGCCGGCACCTGCACGATGCACGGTTTCCCGGGCGTCGACCTGAAGAGCATGTACGGCACCGTCAGCGCGGCGCGCAGCGGCCTCGCGGCGCCCGACGTGACGCTGCGGTCCGGGCAGGAGACCAACTTCACGCTGCACTTCCCGGTGAACAACACCGGCGGCAGCGGGCTCACGTTCACCAGCCTCGTCGTGACGCCGCCCAACGAGACCCACGCGCACACCCTGTCGCTGGCCGTCAACGTGCCGGCCAGCAACGACCCCGGCCCCACGTTCACCGTCGACCCCGTGGGCGCGGGCAAGTAG
- the ku gene encoding non-homologous end joining protein Ku yields the protein MPRIWSGSLTFSLVTIPVTLEAATRSHKVAFRQVHTEDGGRVRYRKTCELDERVLEQEDITRAYEAPDGTLVEVTDDELDAMPLPTVKTIEVSGFVELEKVPPEQFDTPYFLAPASPAANKPYVLMRDALAQAGKAAVGKLALHGSERLALVRALDEVLVLQMLHWNDELRADAGAAPQEGVEISEEELRGAMELVASMSGAHVEDYHDDYGAAVESLITARAEGEEPPEAESAAERGGKTVDLMEALSASVDRARTSRASGSSDASGKETRDADVTHLHEHRAKRNAAKKGTGGPAKRTAKKESSSAASDSTGESGGRSRAKKAEPKKTAKKTARSKQKAAGSASRRRTG from the coding sequence GTGCCACGCATCTGGTCGGGGAGTCTGACGTTCTCGCTGGTCACGATCCCCGTCACGCTGGAGGCCGCGACCCGCAGCCACAAGGTCGCCTTCCGCCAGGTCCACACCGAGGACGGCGGCCGGGTGCGGTACCGCAAGACCTGCGAGCTGGACGAGCGGGTGCTGGAGCAGGAGGACATCACCCGCGCCTACGAGGCCCCGGACGGCACGCTCGTCGAGGTCACCGACGACGAGCTCGACGCGATGCCGCTGCCCACGGTGAAGACCATCGAGGTGAGCGGCTTCGTCGAGCTGGAGAAGGTGCCCCCGGAGCAGTTCGACACCCCGTACTTCCTCGCCCCCGCCTCCCCCGCGGCCAACAAGCCGTACGTGCTGATGCGCGACGCGCTGGCGCAGGCGGGCAAGGCCGCGGTGGGCAAGCTCGCCCTGCACGGCTCCGAACGGCTCGCCCTGGTCCGCGCGCTGGACGAGGTGCTGGTGCTGCAGATGCTCCACTGGAACGACGAGCTGCGAGCGGACGCGGGCGCGGCACCCCAGGAGGGCGTGGAGATCAGCGAGGAGGAGCTGAGGGGGGCGATGGAGCTGGTCGCGTCGATGAGCGGTGCCCACGTCGAGGACTACCACGACGACTACGGCGCGGCCGTCGAGTCGCTGATCACCGCGCGGGCTGAGGGTGAGGAGCCGCCGGAGGCGGAGTCCGCCGCCGAGCGGGGCGGCAAGACGGTGGACCTCATGGAGGCGCTGTCGGCGAGCGTCGACCGCGCCCGCACCTCCCGCGCCTCCGGCTCGTCCGACGCCTCGGGCAAGGAGACCCGGGACGCCGACGTCACCCACCTCCACGAGCACCGCGCGAAGCGGAACGCCGCGAAGAAGGGGACGGGCGGCCCGGCGAAGCGGACGGCGAAGAAGGAGTCCTCGTCAGCCGCGTCGGACTCCACCGGGGAGAGCGGCGGGCGGTCGAGGGCCAAGAAGGCCGAGCCGAAGAAGACGGCGAAGAAGACCGCCCGGTCGAAGCAGAAGGCCGCGGGCTCCGCTTCCCGCCGCCGCACCGGCTGA
- a CDS encoding DUF6343 family protein, with translation MGRTGYEPTQARSPLRLRLGLALFGLVWGAVAAVGFAVVGQPAWAGICALIAALALADCAVVVHRMRQGPHYQPGRDVPPYRPVERPRHSSRR, from the coding sequence ATGGGAAGGACCGGATACGAACCGACGCAGGCCCGCAGTCCGCTGCGGCTGCGGCTCGGACTGGCCCTGTTCGGACTGGTGTGGGGCGCGGTCGCGGCCGTCGGTTTCGCCGTGGTCGGCCAGCCGGCCTGGGCGGGGATCTGCGCGCTCATCGCGGCACTGGCGCTGGCGGACTGCGCCGTCGTCGTGCACCGGATGCGCCAGGGGCCGCACTACCAGCCCGGCCGCGACGTCCCGCCGTACCGCCCGGTGGAACGGCCGCGCCACAGCAGCCGGCGCTGA
- a CDS encoding ABC-F family ATP-binding cassette domain-containing protein, whose amino-acid sequence MSATLVAKNLAASHGERTLFTGLDLVVSDGDVVGLVGANGAGKSTLLRLLAGLTAPEEGEVRTSPATANVGYLPQEPDRRAEETVRAFLARRTGVAAAQLALDTATQALAEGAPGSDDAYSDSLERWLALGGADLDERAEEAAASLGLGVSLDRTMPELSGGQAARAGLASLLLSRYDVFLLDEPTNDLDLDGLERLEAFVTGLRAGTVLVSHDREFLARTVDRVVELDLAQQQVSVFGGGYAAYLEERATARRHAREEYEEYAGTRASLEARARTQRGWMDKGVRNAVHKAPDNDKILRKARGENSEKQASKVRQTERMIERLDVVEEPRKEWELRMEIAAAPRSGAVVATLRQAVVRRGDFVLGPVDLQVDWADRVAVTGPNGAGKSTLLAALLGRAELDAGQASLGSGVLVGEVDQARGHFRGQEPLLDAFRGPVPDMAPADIRTLLAKFGLKADHVLRPAATLSPGERTRAALALLQARGVNLLVLDEPTNHLDLPAIEQLESALAEYKGTLLLVTHDRRMLDAVHTTRRFRVDAGRVTES is encoded by the coding sequence GTGAGTGCCACTCTCGTTGCCAAGAACCTCGCCGCCTCCCATGGCGAGCGAACCCTTTTCACCGGGCTGGACCTGGTCGTCTCCGACGGGGACGTGGTCGGTCTGGTCGGTGCCAACGGTGCGGGCAAGTCCACGCTGCTGCGGCTGCTGGCCGGCCTGACCGCGCCCGAGGAGGGCGAGGTACGGACCTCCCCGGCCACCGCCAACGTCGGCTACCTGCCGCAGGAGCCCGACCGCCGGGCGGAGGAGACCGTCAGGGCGTTCCTGGCCCGGCGCACCGGCGTCGCCGCCGCCCAGCTCGCTCTGGACACCGCCACCCAGGCCCTGGCCGAGGGTGCGCCCGGCTCCGACGACGCGTACTCCGACAGCCTGGAGCGCTGGCTCGCCCTGGGCGGCGCCGACCTGGACGAACGCGCTGAGGAGGCAGCCGCCTCCCTCGGCCTGGGCGTCAGCCTGGACCGTACGATGCCGGAACTCTCCGGCGGCCAGGCCGCCCGTGCCGGCCTGGCATCGCTGCTGCTCAGCCGGTACGACGTCTTCCTGCTCGACGAGCCCACCAACGACCTGGACCTCGACGGCCTGGAGCGGCTGGAGGCGTTCGTCACCGGCCTGCGCGCCGGTACCGTCCTGGTCAGCCACGACCGGGAGTTCCTGGCCCGCACCGTGGACCGGGTGGTCGAGCTGGACCTGGCCCAGCAGCAGGTCTCCGTCTTCGGCGGCGGCTACGCGGCCTACCTGGAGGAGCGCGCGACCGCCCGCCGGCACGCCCGCGAGGAGTACGAGGAGTACGCGGGCACCCGCGCCAGCCTGGAGGCCCGGGCCCGTACCCAGCGCGGCTGGATGGACAAGGGCGTGCGCAACGCGGTCCACAAGGCTCCGGACAACGACAAGATCCTCCGGAAGGCGCGGGGCGAGAACAGCGAGAAGCAGGCGTCCAAGGTCCGCCAGACCGAGCGGATGATCGAGCGCCTCGACGTCGTGGAGGAGCCGCGCAAGGAGTGGGAGCTGCGGATGGAGATCGCCGCCGCGCCCCGCTCGGGAGCGGTGGTCGCCACGCTGCGGCAGGCCGTCGTGCGGCGCGGGGACTTCGTGCTCGGCCCGGTGGACCTCCAGGTCGACTGGGCCGACCGGGTGGCCGTCACCGGCCCCAACGGAGCCGGCAAGTCCACGCTGCTGGCCGCCCTGCTGGGCCGGGCGGAGCTGGACGCCGGCCAGGCGTCGCTCGGCTCCGGGGTGCTGGTCGGCGAGGTCGACCAGGCGCGCGGGCACTTCCGCGGTCAGGAGCCGCTGCTGGACGCCTTCCGGGGGCCCGTGCCCGACATGGCGCCCGCCGACATCCGCACCCTGCTGGCGAAGTTCGGGCTGAAGGCCGACCACGTGCTGCGGCCGGCCGCGACCCTCTCGCCGGGGGAGCGCACCCGGGCCGCCCTGGCGCTGCTCCAGGCCCGCGGCGTGAACCTGCTGGTGCTCGACGAGCCCACCAACCACCTGGACCTGCCCGCCATCGAGCAGCTGGAGTCGGCGCTGGCCGAGTACAAGGGCACGCTGCTGCTGGTCACGCACGACCGGCGGATGCTGGACGCGGTGCACACCACGCGGCGCTTCCGGGTCGACGCGGGCCGCGTCACCGAGAGCTGA